Proteins encoded together in one Eublepharis macularius isolate TG4126 chromosome 2, MPM_Emac_v1.0, whole genome shotgun sequence window:
- the HACD2 gene encoding very-long-chain (3R)-3-hydroxyacyl-CoA dehydratase 2 produces the protein MAASSSSSSSSSRRADNGYGAGSHQQQASSRRRKGPGALATAYLVIYNVVMTAGWLVIAVGLVRAYLATGSYHNLYYSIEKPLKFFQTGALLEILHCAIGIVPSSVVLTAFQVMSRVFLTWAITHSVKEVQSEDSVLLFVVAWTITEIIRYSFYTFSLLNHLPYLIKWARYTLFIILYPMGVSGELLTIYAALPFVRQSGLYSISLPNKYNFSFDYYTFLILVMMSYIPLFPQLYFHMLHQRRKVLSPAEEQKKAE, from the exons ATGGCGGCCTcctctagcagcagcagcagcagcagccgtcGGGCAGATAACGGCTACGGGGCTGGCAGCCACCAGCAGCAGGCGAGCTCCCGGCGGCGGAAAGGGCCTGGCGCTCTGGCCACGGCCTACCTGGTCATCTACAATGTAGTTATGACTGCCGG ATGGCTTGTTATAGCAGTTGGTTTAGTAAGAGCATATCTTGCCACGGGTAGCTACCATAATCTTTACTATTCAATAGAAAAGCCATTGAAGTTCTTCCAAACTGGAGCTTTGCTTGAG ATTTTGCACTGTGCAATAG GGATTGTTCCATCTTCTGTTGTCCTGACTGCTTTCCAGGTGATGTCTAGAGTCTTTCTGACATGGGCCATAACGCATAGTGTAAAAGAG GTGCAAAGTGAAGATAGCGTCctcctttttgttgttgcttGGACGATTACAGAGATTATACGTTATTCCTTTTATACCTTCAGCTTACTAAACCATCTTCCTTACCTCATCAAATGGGCCAG GTATACATTGTTCATCATACTGTATCCAATGGGAGTGTCAGGCGAGTTGCTCACAATATATGCTGCTCTGCCCTTCGTCAGGCAATCCGGCTTATATTCCATTAGTTTACCTAACAAATACAACTTCTCATTTGATTATTATACATTCTTGATCCTTGTTATGATGTCCTATATTCCAC tcttccctcaGCTGTATTTTCACATGCTACATCAGAGAAGAAAAGTACTTTCACCTGCTGAAGAACAGAAGAAAGCAGAATAA